GCTCGCGACCTACAATGCCACGCCGCGGCCTGCCCGTGGCTGGATCTGCAAAACTGCATTTTGGACAGCTGTATAGTCGAATTTTTAGGGTAAAAACCTAGCCAAACTCCTGGATACCCTATGATATAAATAGATTGTAAAGAACCAGAAAAAGGGCAGCCCCCTTTCTCCTTAGTTTTGTTCTCCTTCtctattatgttatttttctttatgctttgaAGATTGATTAAAGACTTTATCATTCATCTATCAATCCaagtattttccttttccttttaaagctgttattaattatgttatcttttataatctattttgtttgtttaactATCATGAGTgagtagttttctaatctagGGTTAAGTGAACCCTAGCCATGATTGATGTATGATTTATTCCTTCAATtccccaaattaattatttaattgctcTTGCTTAATTGATTGTGCATATTCCAAAACTAGATTAGGGATAATTAGTATTGTTATGATTCCATTGTCTTTATCATAGTGGGAGTTGGGTTTTGACGGATTtgattatttcaattaaggaCATGAAATTCTCCATGGGAGTAGGTAGGATGGATTGTTAGGAAGTCAGGGTATTGAGtttaatgtctttaatttGCATGATTCCACGGGAGTAGGTTTTGATTGCATATTAGGGAAGCCATTGATACTCGGAAGAGATCTATGGTATTTTATAGGGTTACCTTTCCTtgtgaaaatttatttaattagtttgggGTAGGAACTTATCTTTGCATTAATTATGCTAGTGGGGATACTTAACTCTAATTGCTTTGTATCCTTGAATTtattctcattattattatttgcattataGATTAATTCATCCTCAATCGTTGATTTGGTTACTTACTTAGCATTAATTAAAGTCAAGATTAGCTAGTTTTTACTACTTCAGCCTCTAGGGATTCGACCCTTGCTTGCCTGACTATATAGTTAGAAGGTCTAGttaggttattttttataagcaCGCGACAGCCTTATCAGGTTTCGAgtctgataataagaacacatagaattttaaatttgataatatgattgtattgagttttgaatttaattagttaatgaatagtaaatataattgattttaaatttccATGTAgatgaattaaattttaagcttgtataattaaaatttgggaTTTGCCTTAGAATCCCATATTCGATTACtgttagtttaattttaaggTTTACATGTCTTTTAGGATTTTTATCgttatatttaactttttatgttaattttacacgttctaatttaatttttatccttTATATATGTGAAATCGGCAATTGGACatgagaaattgagaaaaaccACTAGAAAATCACCCGAAGTCCCCTAGAACCGATCGGCTTAATACATAGCCAATTCGCCTTTGCATTGAGTCGATCGGCTGTGCATgattttagtttgttttttAAGTTTCTGATGTATTTTAGCGATTTTATGAACTGTAACGTAGTTttaggttttttttctttcattttttagtaagttttagctagatttattttatgtactttatttttgctttatctGTAATGCATGCCAAATATCTGTTGTATAATTGTGTAAATTAAAACTGACATATAGACAGTAGACCTTAAATTAGACCTAGTATGAAAACTGTAGTCCATTAGATCAATTAATGGTAAGTGgactttaaaatatatatagacttAATGGATCTTTGTCATGCtttaattgaatcaattgGGCCATATTTAGACCTAAGATCATTTAACTTGGGCCTTTCATAagaagtagtccattaggtttaATGGTTGGAAATAAGAGCTAGACTAAGTGGGTCTTGTACATAATTGACTAGTAAGTTAGGTTAATAACTTTGAGTATGTGTTgagcttaaataaaataggctAGACTTAGGAGGACCTCAAATGTTGTAGTGCTTGATGTGTAGAAATATAACTGTTTacatttatagaaaatattgttaaacaataaaattaaagacaaacatacaCAAATAGGAAAGTTGGCTTCTGATTCCATCTATGGATTTGTGGCGTAAAGCTTTCTTATAGAATTGAGAaacgtcactcattagtaaaagtattcCGGTGAATTACCCGAGTGGCAACTCTCATCTCCGTGCTAGTCTCCGtgattagttagcgtgttcccaattaggttgaaaagtccTACAGTaccgtagtcgctaaagacacttgaaTATCCTTCAATGATGACCTATACCTCAAGAGGCCTTCCTTAAGGATGACCTATATGTCAAGTCTCCTTTAAAGATTACTTATACTTCAAGAGGTCTCCCTTAAGGATGATCTATAAGTCAGGTCTCCGTCAAAGAGAATTTATACCTCAAGAGGTCTCTCTTAAGAAAGATCCAAATGGCAGATCTCCCTTGAGGATGACCTCCACCTCAAGAGGTCTTCATTAAGGATAACCCTTTAAATAAGGAGGTCTCTCTGTTAAAGGTAAGACCTCTACTTAAAGTCCAAGtctaatattctaaaaaaataatataaaaatttcactaaaaaatatataaaaccctaatatatagaagatatattttattcatcattctcTAACTTTATAGATAACTTTCTTATTATGGTCTAATTTAAACATCAGAATAGAATTGTCAGAATTCGACATCCACCCTGATaatctcttttcctttttataaactaaaaatctTTTAGCTCTCTCTTTCTAAGTCCATCTCAAAGTTATTTGGACCCATCTCTAGTGTTAATTTTTAGCTATAAACAATCAAATCGAGATGactcaataataaaaaatagtcacataaaattttacttaatcTATAGTCGAGattacacttttttttttcttttcattataataatataaatacatacATGGCTTAAAGATAGAATACACCTTTTCTTAAAACTATGgcaattctataaaaatgtGTTAACCAATATAACCTACTCGCACACATTTTTCATAATCGATATGAATCTTGAAGGCATCGATACGCTTAACAATAAGTAAATTTCAATCTAACTAGCAAAAGAAATAgcttaagaaattttataatatattcgGTTCTGCACGATTGCGAAGTTACAAAGGAATGTGGAAAGAGCTAAATTGAATAGAGGTAAATTGAATTTGAACTTAGAAGATAACACTTAATTGAATTTGAACtcttattaatattacataatagaaataagacacatcaaagaagaaactAATATAGACAGCAAATgttggaaaataattatgaatactTTTACATTTGAAAAAACGAAGCAACTCAAATTTGaacatgaaaaaaaataaaataaattcaaacaatataataatgcCAAATTTCATCAACATTATGCACTGAAATTCAACAAACCAAAgccaaaatacataaaatttataatactttCACCATAAGATTGCAATATTATCTTTGATTCAATTTAACCACATCAAGGCAATCTCAGATTTGTCCCTCACAGAACTGCCAAGTGTTGGGCTGCTATTAGCACTGCTATCAGAAAATGAAGCAAGTGTTCTCTGCAGAACCCCAGATGGGGAAGAGGCTGCAGTGGCTGGAGGACTAGTAGGATCGCCATTTTCAACTACTGTGTTACCTGAGCTGAGTTGCAACACTTCTGCTAGAGGACCACCTGGTGACACTGTAGCTCCCTCTGGCCAAGCAGCAGGAGCCAAGGCCAGAGGCTTGATACTGGAACCATGGTTCTGATCTGATTCTACTAGGCCTAAACCCATTTGAATCTGACTCATCTCATCATTTATAGAGTTGATGCCTAGTGAAAGCAGCCCACTTGatgtaaaagaagaatttgtaTTCCCGGAGTTGTCACTCTGTTTATCTGATGCAACATTAGACCATGCATCAATAAAACCTCTGCTTTGATTGTTCCGTTGATCTTCTCCAGCACTGAAATCTCCAAAGGAATTCAAATTCAAAGCCTCCCTTTGGTACTCTGGATTGAAGGAACAGTCACTTGACAGTCCAATCCCTGGCCATTGTTGATCAGCTGTAGCAATGGACGCGGCTTCTCCTTTCATCATCCACTGTAAACTCCTTCagaacataaagaaaaaaaaaaaagatcccCTAAAATCCAACCAAAACACAAAAAGAATATTACTAATAATCAGCAACTTAATCTTAAAACTAACCTGGATTCCTTGAAATTTGAAGCAAATGCCATAGACCCATCAAAATCTGCAACTTTGGTACTGGGCTTATCAAGAAAAACAGGGGCTTGAACGTATGGTTGCGCAATGGAACCAAGAAACTGAGAATCAGCAGCACCATTTTTATTAGCAACAGCCCAAGCAACAGGAGATTGTGCAGAATTAGTATGATTGTTAACATAATTATAACGGATCTTCTTGTTATTGTTGGTGTTGGCAAGGAGTTCCACAGGCTTTCTTGAACGGGGACGGCCTCTGTGCATGTGACGCTCACAGTATTTCTGATCAGGAGCAGCATCTCTTGAACACCTCCATTTCTTTCCATCTGTCCTCCTGCACCTTCCTGGCTCCAGATCTGCCCCATTTG
The Ricinus communis isolate WT05 ecotype wild-type chromosome 1, ASM1957865v1, whole genome shotgun sequence DNA segment above includes these coding regions:
- the LOC8268175 gene encoding growth-regulating factor 7 isoform X1, whose protein sequence is MMLDHGNHHCPFLSSVGDGPTMRSRIKCNPSGDTYYYSVAAGGSGTAAAATYYGAAVDSVSAARTLQPFDTSPTEAVITATVFKSPDMKMAATAAPSLEFPFTIAQWKELERQAMIYKYMMASVPVPPHLLLPTSRNLHSDPAAAASLSSLGSGGLNLKYTNGADLEPGRCRRTDGKKWRCSRDAAPDQKYCERHMHRGRPRSRKPVELLANTNNNKKIRYNYVNNHTNSAQSPVAWAVANKNGAADSQFLGSIAQPYVQAPVFLDKPSTKVADFDGSMAFASNFKESRSLQWMMKGEAASIATADQQWPGIGLSSDCSFNPEYQREALNLNSFGDFSAGEDQRNNQSRGFIDAWSNVASDKQSDNSGNTNSSFTSSGLLSLGINSINDEMSQIQMGLGLVESDQNHGSSIKPLALAPAAWPEGATVSPGGPLAEVLQLSSGNTVVENGDPTSPPATAASSPSGVLQRTLASFSDSSANSSPTLGSSVRDKSEIALMWLN
- the LOC8268175 gene encoding growth-regulating factor 7 isoform X2, whose product is MRSRIKCNPSGDTYYYSVAAGGSGTAAAATYYGAAVDSVSAARTLQPFDTSPTEAVITATVFKSPDMKMAATAAPSLEFPFTIAQWKELERQAMIYKYMMASVPVPPHLLLPTSRNLHSDPAAAASLSSLGSGGLNLKYTNGADLEPGRCRRTDGKKWRCSRDAAPDQKYCERHMHRGRPRSRKPVELLANTNNNKKIRYNYVNNHTNSAQSPVAWAVANKNGAADSQFLGSIAQPYVQAPVFLDKPSTKVADFDGSMAFASNFKESRSLQWMMKGEAASIATADQQWPGIGLSSDCSFNPEYQREALNLNSFGDFSAGEDQRNNQSRGFIDAWSNVASDKQSDNSGNTNSSFTSSGLLSLGINSINDEMSQIQMGLGLVESDQNHGSSIKPLALAPAAWPEGATVSPGGPLAEVLQLSSGNTVVENGDPTSPPATAASSPSGVLQRTLASFSDSSANSSPTLGSSVRDKSEIALMWLN